From one Coregonus clupeaformis isolate EN_2021a unplaced genomic scaffold, ASM2061545v1 scaf0377, whole genome shotgun sequence genomic stretch:
- the LOC123484629 gene encoding PHD finger protein 1-like isoform X2, whose translation MGGVSEGDDVLARWSDGLLYLGNVKRVDGVKQCCLVRFEDNSEFWVLRKDIHSFSVGVEEVCCICDAPPLKEPLINCLKCRHGYHPECHTPSIEPEADSNSWICRQCVFAVATKRGGAIKRGRFARLMQIMKLRLPYQLSSLDWDPQHLTNQQQCYCYCAGPGEWNLKMLQCGSCGQWFHEACTQCLTKPLLYGDRFYEFQCSVCASGPETIQRLPMSWVDLAHLVLYHLSLCCKRKYFDFDHEIMSFANENWDSLLLGSLSDTPRQDRCHNLLNALNSNKDRFVSGKEIKKKKCLFGLQVRAPPPLTSDSSPLITDPPINITQRRSPLSLPCQRRAVGPESRKSKRRIMETQPCLPPVPATPIDLVPCCHGYVGGTNLYNSRKSEEELNLGSPPKRMFALYHPTYNGAPAISRTLHHYSAEDPCRVPPPCLPFSLSSSHHHHHNHNNHHQHQPGQKLDPCPSLLLRDVPSYPGGVGGGGGGDGSAARGWGGGDGVRILARRVTPDGKVQYLVEWGNVSVY comes from the exons ATGGGGGGAGTAAGTGAAGGGGATGATGTGTTAGCTCGATGGAGTGATGGACTACTGTACCTCGGCAATGTGAAaaga GTAGATGGAGTCAAGCAGTGTTGTCTGGTGAGATTTGAGGACAACTCAGAATTCTGGGTTCTAAGAAAAGACATTCACTCTT TCTCAGTTGGAGTGGAAGAAGTTTGCTGTATCTGTGATGCCCCGCCTCTTAAAGAACCTCTCATCAATTGTCTTAAATGTCGTCACG GTTATCATCCTGAGTGCCACACTCCGTCCATTGAGCCGGAAGCTGACAGCAATTCTTGGATATGTCGGCAATGTGTTTTTGCAGTGGCAACCAAG AGAGGGGGAGCCATCAAACGAGGACGGTTTGCCCGGCTCATGCAAATCATGAAACTTCGGCTGCCCTATCAGCTGTCATCTTTAGACTGGGACCCACAGCATCTGACCAACCAGCAGCAGTGCTACTGCTACTGTGCCGGACCTGGAGA GTGGAACTTGAAAATGTTGCAGTGTGGAAGTTGTGGTCAGTGGTTTCATGAAGCTTGCACACAGTGTCTGACCAAGCCGTTGTTATATGGAGACAG GTTTTATGAGTTCCAGTGCTCAGTCTGTGCAAGTGGACCAGAGACAATTCAACGGCTACCCATGAGCTG GGTAGATTTGGCCCATTTGGTGCTCTACCACCTCTCCTTGTGCTGCAAGAGGAAATACTTTGATTTCGACCATGAAATCATGTCGTTTGCCAATGAGAATTGGGACTCTTTGCTTCTAGGCTCG CTCTCTGACACACCAAGACAAGATCGCTGTCACAATCTGCTCAACGCTTTGAACTCCAACAAAGACAG GTTTGTCTCTGGTAAAGAGATCAAGAAGAAGAAATGTCTTTTTGGGCTCCAGGTCCGAGCTCCGCCTCCCCTGACCTCTGATTCGTCCCCCCTCATCACTGACCCGCCCATCAACATCACCCAACGGAGAAG CCCATTGTCACTGCCCTGCCAGAGGAGAGCGGTGGGGCCAGAGTCACGGAAATCAAAGCGGCGCATCATGGAGACACAG CCTTGTCTGCCCCCGGTCCCAGCCACCCCAATAGATCTGGTGCCATGTTGCCATGGCTACGTAGGTGGGACTAACCTCTACAACTCCAGGAAGTCGGAAGAGGAGCTGAATTTGGG CTCTCCACCTAAGAGGATGTTTGCCCTGTATCACCCAACCTATAACGGAGCCCCAGCCATCTCTAGAACCCTGCATCACTATAG TGCGGAAGACCCTTGTCGAGTGCCGCCCCCTtgcctccccttctccctgtcatcctcccaccatcaccaccacaaccacaacaaccaccaccaGCACCAGCCTGGCCAGAAGTTAGATCCCTGCCCCTCCCTCCTGCTGCGTGACGTCCCTTCCTATCCGGGCGGCGTGGGGGGAGGGGGCGGGGGGGATGGGTCAGCTGCCAGGGGCTGGGGGGGCGGGGACGGGGTGAGGATTTTGGCGAGGCGAGTAACACCAGACGGGAAGgtccagtacctcgtggagtgggggAACGTGAGCGTGTactaa
- the LOC123484629 gene encoding PHD finger protein 1-like isoform X1 — protein MGGVSEGDDVLARWSDGLLYLGNVKRVDGVKQCCLVRFEDNSEFWVLRKDIHSFSVGVEEVCCICDAPPLKEPLINCLKCRHGYHPECHTPSIEPEADSNSWICRQCVFAVATKRGGAIKRGRFARLMQIMKLRLPYQLSSLDWDPQHLTNQQQCYCYCAGPGEWNLKMLQCGSCGQWFHEACTQCLTKPLLYGDRFYEFQCSVCASGPETIQRLPMSWVDLAHLVLYHLSLCCKRKYFDFDHEIMSFANENWDSLLLGSLSDTPRQDRCHNLLNALNSNKDRFVSGKEIKKKKCLFGLQVRAPPPLTSDSSPLITDPPINITQRRRSDPLSLPCQRRAVGPESRKSKRRIMETQPCLPPVPATPIDLVPCCHGYVGGTNLYNSRKSEEELNLGSPPKRMFALYHPTYNGAPAISRTLHHYSAEDPCRVPPPCLPFSLSSSHHHHHNHNNHHQHQPGQKLDPCPSLLLRDVPSYPGGVGGGGGGDGSAARGWGGGDGVRILARRVTPDGKVQYLVEWGNVSVY, from the exons ATGGGGGGAGTAAGTGAAGGGGATGATGTGTTAGCTCGATGGAGTGATGGACTACTGTACCTCGGCAATGTGAAaaga GTAGATGGAGTCAAGCAGTGTTGTCTGGTGAGATTTGAGGACAACTCAGAATTCTGGGTTCTAAGAAAAGACATTCACTCTT TCTCAGTTGGAGTGGAAGAAGTTTGCTGTATCTGTGATGCCCCGCCTCTTAAAGAACCTCTCATCAATTGTCTTAAATGTCGTCACG GTTATCATCCTGAGTGCCACACTCCGTCCATTGAGCCGGAAGCTGACAGCAATTCTTGGATATGTCGGCAATGTGTTTTTGCAGTGGCAACCAAG AGAGGGGGAGCCATCAAACGAGGACGGTTTGCCCGGCTCATGCAAATCATGAAACTTCGGCTGCCCTATCAGCTGTCATCTTTAGACTGGGACCCACAGCATCTGACCAACCAGCAGCAGTGCTACTGCTACTGTGCCGGACCTGGAGA GTGGAACTTGAAAATGTTGCAGTGTGGAAGTTGTGGTCAGTGGTTTCATGAAGCTTGCACACAGTGTCTGACCAAGCCGTTGTTATATGGAGACAG GTTTTATGAGTTCCAGTGCTCAGTCTGTGCAAGTGGACCAGAGACAATTCAACGGCTACCCATGAGCTG GGTAGATTTGGCCCATTTGGTGCTCTACCACCTCTCCTTGTGCTGCAAGAGGAAATACTTTGATTTCGACCATGAAATCATGTCGTTTGCCAATGAGAATTGGGACTCTTTGCTTCTAGGCTCG CTCTCTGACACACCAAGACAAGATCGCTGTCACAATCTGCTCAACGCTTTGAACTCCAACAAAGACAG GTTTGTCTCTGGTAAAGAGATCAAGAAGAAGAAATGTCTTTTTGGGCTCCAGGTCCGAGCTCCGCCTCCCCTGACCTCTGATTCGTCCCCCCTCATCACTGACCCGCCCATCAACATCACCCAACGGAGAAGGTCAGA CCCATTGTCACTGCCCTGCCAGAGGAGAGCGGTGGGGCCAGAGTCACGGAAATCAAAGCGGCGCATCATGGAGACACAG CCTTGTCTGCCCCCGGTCCCAGCCACCCCAATAGATCTGGTGCCATGTTGCCATGGCTACGTAGGTGGGACTAACCTCTACAACTCCAGGAAGTCGGAAGAGGAGCTGAATTTGGG CTCTCCACCTAAGAGGATGTTTGCCCTGTATCACCCAACCTATAACGGAGCCCCAGCCATCTCTAGAACCCTGCATCACTATAG TGCGGAAGACCCTTGTCGAGTGCCGCCCCCTtgcctccccttctccctgtcatcctcccaccatcaccaccacaaccacaacaaccaccaccaGCACCAGCCTGGCCAGAAGTTAGATCCCTGCCCCTCCCTCCTGCTGCGTGACGTCCCTTCCTATCCGGGCGGCGTGGGGGGAGGGGGCGGGGGGGATGGGTCAGCTGCCAGGGGCTGGGGGGGCGGGGACGGGGTGAGGATTTTGGCGAGGCGAGTAACACCAGACGGGAAGgtccagtacctcgtggagtgggggAACGTGAGCGTGTactaa